The following is a genomic window from Janibacter sp. DB-40.
GCGCTGACGGCGCCACCGGCCTGCTGGGCGAGGCGCCCGGTCTCGAACCGGACGGTGCGGGTGCCGAAGGCGCCATTGTCGATGGTCGCCTCGGAGGCAGTGATCTCAGGACCCTCCATCGGGTCCTCCTTTTCTCTCTACGTACCGGGCGCATCGTCGTTGTGCCCCGGTCATGTCTTCTGCTGAGCTCTTCAGTTGTGTGTCTTCAGTTGTCCCGGGGGCATACCCCCGAATACGCGAAGAAGCGGCTCCCATGGGCGGGAACCGCTCGACGCGTTGTCCTATCGGCGCAGACCGAGGCGCTTGATCAGCGCACGGTAACGCTCGATGTCCGTGCTCTCCAGGTAACGCAGGAGGCGACGGCGCTTACCCACGAGCAGCAGCAGGCCGCGGCGGCTGTGGTGGTCGTGCTTGTGGTCCCTCGAGTGCTCGGTGAGGTCGGTGATGCGCTGAGTGAGCATCGCGACCTGCACCTCCGGGGAGCCGGTGTCGCCCTCGGTGGTGGCGAAGTCGGCCATGATCTGCTTCTTGACGTCAGCGGTCAGCGGCATGCTGCGACACTGCTCCTTCTCTGGGTCGTTGCGCGGCGCGCCCGGGCTGGTTCACCGGGGCTCTGTGGATCCGCGGCCGATCTAACGGCAACCCCTGAAGATTACCAGCGCGCCGTTCGCCCGCCCTAATCGAGGCTGACCCCCAGCACGGACGGGCTCACGTCGCGAGCCCGTCCGTGATGGGTGACGGCAGGTCATTCGGCAGGGGTGATGTTCTGGTTGATCCGGAAGACGTTGTCCGGGTCGTAGTGCGCCTTGACCCGGCTCAGCCGGTCGTAGTTGTCGCGGTACGCGGCGCGGACGCGGTCATTGCCCTCGTCACGCATCAGGAAGTTCACGTACGCACCGCCGGCCGAGTGCGGGTGCAGCTCCTCCCAGTAGGTGCGAGCCCACGACGAGAGGGTCTCTGCTCGAGCGGGGTCGGGGTCGACCCCCACGATGACTCCGTTCCAACCGCCATCGCGGTGGGCGAAGGCGGTGGCCTCCTGCGGTACGCGAGCGGCAGCTCCGTCGATCGGGTAGAGGTGCATCGTGGAGTGCCCCGAGGGGGTTCGTTCGAAGTTCCGGCAGTGCACCTCGATCGCCTCGTCGGAGATCTCGTGGAACACGTCCGCCTTCCAGTACCACTGCAGCCCCGGCGGGTACAGCCCGTCGAAGGCACCCTGGAGGGCCGTGTAGGGCATCGGCCCCAGTCCGTTGAGCACCGGGGAGCCGAAGGACCGAATCGGCTCGAGGACCTCCTCGGCCCCCTCGTGCCGCCCCGTGTACGACCACATGATGCCGCAGCACTTGCGCCCCCACAGGTCCTCGGGGAACGGCGGCGCGGGGGGCACGGTCAGCAGGCCGAACCACCCGTAGAGGTTCTCGGGCAGCGCCGGTTGCAGCTCCCGGTACCAGCGCATCACCTCGCGCGTGTCGGCGAAGTCGTAGAGAACCGGCCCACCGATGATCGTGCCGTTCTCACCGATCGGGTGCAGGTCGAACGTGAACGACGTCACCACCCCGAAGTTGCCTCCCCCTCCCCGCAGCGCCCAGAACAGGTCGGAGTGGGAGGTTTCGCTGGACCTGACCATGGACCCGTCGGCGAGCACGACGTCGGCTCCGCGCAGGTTGTCCACCGTCAGACCGAACTGCCGGGTCAGGTAGCCGGTGCCACCGCCCAGGCTCAGGCCACCCACTCCGGTCGTGGAGAGGATCCCCGAGGGTGTTGCCAGGCCGAAGCCGATGGTGGCGTGGTCGACGTCCGCCCAGGTGCAGCCACCATCGACCCTGGCGGTGCGTTCGTCGGGATCAACGGTGACGCTGTGCATCTCCGACAGATCGATGACCAGCGCGTCGTCGGCCACCCCGAGACCGCCGGCGCTGTGGCCACCGCCGCGGATCGCGATGGGGAGACCGTGCGCGCGGCCGAAGCGTACGCACGCCCGAACGTCGGTGACGTCCCGACAGTAGGCGATCCCGGCAGGTCGACGGTCGATCATGGCGTTGTACACGGTGCGACCGAGGTCGTAGTCCGGATCACCGGGCTGCACGACGTGACCGCGCAGCTCTGCGGAGAGTTCAGGCAAGGGCACGGCGGGCGCCGTGCTGGCGGTCTGGGTCTCGGTGGTCATGGTGAGGTCCTCTCCAAGGGTCCCCCGCACGGGGAACTGGTCGTACCGGCGACCCTAGGCAGCCAGGCGTTCGTGGATCGTTCGCCCGACGGGGCGGCCGTCGACGGTGGAGCGAACGCATCACGCGGAGGACGAGGGGGTGCCGGCAGCCAGGCTCCTCCGGCACCGCTCGACCAGAGCGAGGCTTCCCTGTCGTCGGGCCAGCGCGTGGGCGGCCTCGAGACGGGCGACCGCTTCGTCGGGAGCGTCGTGGGCTGCTCGTTGCCGCATCAGTTCGGGCACCCACCACATGTCCTGCCGAGCTCGTCCGTCGACGACGGCGGCGTCCAGTGTCGAGCATGCGGCCTCCACCTGGCCCTCCCGTGCCAGCAGATCGGCAACGAGGCCGTGCCAGTACGGCATGCGGATCAGTGCCTGCCGGGCCCGGAGTCGGTCGATGCCCCGACGTGCGGTCGCCAGGCCCGCGTCGTCGCCACGTTGCCATCCGCCCAGGATCTCTCCCCACTCCCGGTAGTAGACGAATCCGTACCGTTCACACAGCTCGGCGAGGCGCGCGACAGCACGCCGCAACTCGTCTGCGGCTCCGCACATCTGGAACGTGATGGCGCCGTAGGCCAGGGAGATCGTCAGACTGTAGGGGTGGCTCAGGCCCTCTGCGAGCGCGATGGCGTCACGGGCGGCCGACAGCGCCCTGTCCGGCTTCCCGCTCAGCCACAGGGCGTGGGCGGACCACGCCCGCGCATGGACCTCCGGGAGGGAGCCGACGATGAGTGACGGAGCACCTCGGGAGCCCTCCCAGGCAAGGTCGAAGTGCTGCAGTGACTCCTCGATGCGGCCAAGGGCCTGGGCCGACCCGGCGTAGGCGAAGTGGACCTGCCCGTCCATCTCGCTGCCCGCGGTGACCCTGTCGAGGACGCGCGTGATGATCCGATGGCTGTCGGCGACCTCGCCCCGGACGAACGTCGATGCCCACAGGGCGATCGCGCTGTCCATGGCCTCGTCCCCGCGCCCGAGGCCCTCGGCCAGATCCCGACACCGTTCGGCTGCTTCCCTCAGCTGCGGTGAGGAGTACCCGTGCGCCGCGTTGATGGACGGGATCGCGTCCTGCAGGATCCCGAGCTCCAGGGCGTCCCGGTTGCGACCGCCGGGAAGGGAGCCGACGAGCGACCTGGCCTTGCGGTAGAACCGGATCGACTCCGAGTGCGCGAACGTCGCCACGGCCATCTCCGCAGCACGGCGGTAGTAGTGCAGGGCACGCTCGGGGACGTCGCCCTGCTCGTACTGCTCGGCCATCTGGGCGGCGGCGTCGTCACGGTGGTTGGCGTGGACCAGCTCCAGCGCCTGGGCCAGTCGCCGGTGCATCAACCACTGTTGCGGCCGACCGACCTGGGTGTACGCGCTGTCGCGCATCAGGTCGTGGGAGAAGTCGTATCCTCCCGGCAGCTCGCGCACGATCCGGTGTCGCCACAGCTCGTCGACCGCACGGACAACGGCATCAGGGGCGAGATCGCTTGCTGCGGTGAGCACCTCCAAGGAGAAGTCCCGTCCCACCGCCGCGGCCAGCGCGGCGACCTCGCGCGACTGGGGACCGACCTGTGTCAGGCGGTTGCGCAGCACCGTGTCGAGGTCGGCCGCCGGCCCGCCATTGGCGAAGGTGTCGGTGCGGGAGGCCTCGACGACGTAGAGCGGGAAGCCGCCGGTGACGGCGTGCAGGAGCGACTCATCCAGGTCAAGGGCGCGGTCACCGCACAACTGCCTGGCGAGACTGGCGGTCTCCTCGGGATCGAGTGGGACGAGGGGGACGGTGGTGAGCCGCGATGCATGGTCCAGGTGTGCGATCCACTCACGCACTCCCGGCTGCGCCCCGTCGTCGTCCTGGCGGAGCGTGGCGGCGACCATCAGTGCCGAATCGGTGGACGACTCCAGGCAGTACCCGAGGACCGCCAGCGTCTCCTGATCGCACCACTGCAGATTGTCCAGGACCAGCAGCAGCGGACGGTCGACACCGGTCAGGGCCCGTGACACCCCCTCGAAGAACCGAAGCCGTTGCCACGCATCGACCATGGCGCGCGACGCCGGTGCCGTGGCGGCCGGGGAGGTCGACGGGGGAACGAGGCGCTCGACCTCGGCCTGCCAGACCGGTTCGAGGCTCGCGGTGGCAGCCCGCAGCTCGGCCGTTCGGAGCCAGTCCGCCACCGGCGCCAGCCCGAGTCGGCCGGATGTCGCGAAGCACTCGGTGACGGCCACCGCGCCCCCCTGCGCGCGCACCTCGGAGACGAGCTCGGCCACCAGCCGGGTCTTTCCCACTCCGGGGTCGCCGGCGACGATGACGACGCGGGCACTGCCCGATGCCGCGGCACTCCACTCCTCGCGCAGCCGCGCCAGGTCGCGCTCCCGCCCCGTCAGCTGCGCGAGCGCGACTCCACGCCTGCCCGTGGGCAGTCTCCTGGGCTGCTCGGGTCTCCCCCGATCCGAGGCGAGCAGGCGATGGAAGACCGTCTGGGTGGCCCGGTCGGGATCGATGCCCAGCTCGTTCTCCAGCACCGACGCACAGTGGTGGTACGTGCTGATCGCGCCGGACCGGTCGCCGATGTCGGCCTGCAGCTCCATCAGGGAGCGATATCCGACCTCCTCCAACGGTTGCAGCTGAATCCGCCTCCGGGCCGCGGCTTCCGCAGTCTGCAGGTCTCCCGTGCGCAGGCCCGCTCGGCACACCAGGTCACTCAGGGCGGTGCACTCACGTGCCAGCCGCTCACGCTCGGTGAGCACCCAGTCGTCACAGCACCCCGGCAGCAGGTCACCGCCGTACACGCCGAGGGCGGCAGCCCCGTGCCGCAGGGCGCCCTCGTCGCGACCCTCGCCCACCGCGCGGTGTGCCGCGTCGCGTTCGGAGGCGAACACGTGCACATCAACTCGACAGCCCGGACCCTCGTGCCAGCACAACGTCGCGGACTCCACGACCAGCCCGACGCCGTCCCCGAGCGTCCTCCGCAGCTGGTGCAGCTCGCGCCGGAGGTTGGTCAACGCCTGTGCATCGCTGGACTCGGGCCAGAACAGACCTGCGATCCGCTGCCGTGACTGAGGGGCGTCAGCGTGCAACGCGAGCAGCCCGAGGAGGGCGAGGGTGCGCTGCGACCGGGTCCGAACATCTCCGGTCGCGCCGTCGGTTATCACCTGCTCGCCGAGCAGGCGCGCATGCAGCATGAGCGTCGCCCCTGTCGTTCAGGCTACACCTGCGTACGCTCCAGCACCCCCGGCCGCCGACCTGCCGCATTCCCTGCCGTCGTTACCCGTGCGGTCGTCCGCTTCCGTCGTTACCGTGAGGCCACCGGCTCACCGAAGGAGCGTCATGACGACCACGGACACACCCAATCCCACATCCTCTGGCTTCGACACCGTCAGAGTCATCCACCTGGCCGCCGTCGCCGCCATCGGCGGCTTCCTCTTCGGCTTCGACACCGCCGTCATCAACGGCGCCGTCACGGCCATGCAGAGCCAGTTCGGGATGAGCGGCGCCCTCACCGGCTTCGTCGTCTCCTCCGCCCTCCTGGGCTGCATGGTGGGCGCCTACGTGGCCGGCCGCATCGCCGACCGGATCGGGCGGGTGCGCGTGATGCTCCTCGCGGCGGCGATGTTCACGCTGTCGGCGATCGGCTCCGGTCTGGCCTTCGGCCCCGTGGACATGATCGTCTGGCGCGTCGTCGGCGGTCTCGGCGTGGGCGCGGCATCGGTGATCGCCCCGGCCTACATCGCCGAGGTCTCCCCTGCCCAGATCCGCGGCCGGATGGGCTCGCTGCAGCAGCTGGCGATCGTCCTGGGCATCTTCGTCGCGCTGCTGTCGGACTTCGCCATCGCCGGCGCCGCCGGGGGCTCCGAGGAGGTCCTGGGTCTGGGTCTGGAGGCCTGGCGCTGGATGTTCCTCGCCGAGGTGGTCGCGGCCGTGACCTACGGGGTGCTGGCGGCCACGATCCCGGAGTCGCCGCGCTACCTCGTGCGCATCGGTCAGGAGGGACGAGCCCGCACGGTGCTCGGGACCATCCTGCGCACCGGTGTCGACAGCCGCATCCGGGAGATCAAGCGCACCATCAAGCAGGAGTCGCGCACGACCTTCGCCGACCTGAAGAAGCCCGGCGGCGGCCTGCTGCCGATCGTGTGGATCGGCATCGCCCTGTCGGTCTTCCAGCAGTTCGTCGGGATCAACGTCATCTTCTACTACTCGTCGATGCTGTGGCAGTCGGTGGGCTTCACCGAGGAGGACGCCCTCCTGCAGACGGTGATCACCTCGGTGACCAACATCGTCGTCACGCTGATCGCCATCGCCCTGGTGGACAAGATCGGTCGGCGGTTGCTGCTGATCATCGGCTCCGCCGGCATGACGGTGTGCCTGGGTGTGATGGCCATCGTCTTCTCGCAGGCGAGGATCGTCGATGGCGCGCCCGACCTCACCGACTCGGCCGGCCTGACGGCCCTGATCGCGGCGAACGGGTTCGTCGTCTTCTTCGGGGCCACGTGGGGCCCGGTCGTGTGGGTGCTCCTCGGCGAGATGTTCAACAACACCGTCCGCGGGCTCGCGCTCGGCCTTGCCGCGGCCGCGCAGTGGCTGGCCAACTTCGCCATCTCCACCAGCTTCCCGAACATGGCCGAGATCGGGCTGTGGTTCGCCTACGGCTTCTACACCCTGTGCGCGTTCCTCTCCCTGCTCTTCGTGCTCAAGTTCGTGCCGGAGACGAAGGGGGTCGAGCTGGAGGACATGGCCTGACACCCGGGTGCCGGGCCGCCGGCGTGTCCTGCGGTCGGCGGTGGTGGCCCCTCAACCGAGGGACCGGATCGTGATGCGCTTCGGCCCGGTCACCTCGACCTCGACCGTCCAGACGCGCTCCCCGGACAGCTTCGGGACGAGGTCGGGCGGCACGAGCGCGGTGTACTCGCTCCCCGCGGCGTCGGTCATCAGGTCCGCGGCAGCCCCCGCCGGTGAGGTCCGCTCGATGAGCACGACGACGGTGGACCACCCGTCGGCCGGCCCCGGCCGGGGCTCGCCCCTCGGCGTGCACCGCACGAGGGACCGGTTCTCGATCGCCTGCACCATGCTGTCTCTCCTCGCTCCTCACGCGGCTGCTCACGCCGCGTCACGTCCAGCCAACCACGTGACCAGCGAGTGCGCGATGGGCATCCCGGTCGGTTCCTCGAAGGAGCTGTAGGCGGGTGAGGGGTTCACCTCGAAGCACCACCACCGGTCGTCCTCGTCCCTGAGCAGGTCGACTCCGGCCAGCGGCAGGTCGAGGGCCTCGGCGAGACGGACGCAGCAATCGGCCACCTCGTCGGGAAGGGCGACCGGGGTCATCGTGGCGCCGGTACCCCCTTCGGCATAGCGGTAGTCGATGGTGCCGGAGTCGACGGCGCAGGCGTGCACCCGGTCGCCGACGACATGCACCCGCACGTTGGTCCCGACGACCAATCGCTGGAACTGGGTGGGCAGGTGCCGGACCCGGTCGAGGTCGTCGAGCCGCGGACCGGTCAGCTCGTGGACGACCGACCGCACACCGCTGACCGACTTGTAGACGACCCGGCCGTGCCGCCGCCGGAAGTGGCGCACCGCCTCCGGGTCGCTGGTGACGATGGTCTCGGGGACATCGAATCCGTGGGAGCGGATCAGGGCCGCCTGGTAGGGCTTGGAGGTGTTGCTCATCATCGCCGTGGGCCGGTTCGCCACGCGAAGGGGGGCGACGTCGGCCCAGGCGGCCAGAGCCGTGAGCGCCGCTGCCTGCCGACGGTCACGAAGGGGGTCCGGCGGGAGTCCCACGACCTCGGGACCGCTGAGCCGGAGGTAGAGCCCGCTTGCCTGCGACAGGTCCACCCTGGTCCCGTACGGTCCCGCGTGCGCCCCGACCACCCCACCGACCACCCCGACCTCCAGCTGCCAGGCGTGTGCCTCCTCCTCCGCGAGCAGGAGCACCTCGATCCCCTCGCCGGCGGCACGATCGAGCAGCAGGCTCACGGGTGGCTCGGCCGGGCTGCCGACGACGATGATCACGCGGCTCGCCGCCCCTCGTGCTCCGTGGCGCGTTGCTCCAGGTACCGGGCCAGCATCAGCAGGTGGGTGGGGAGGGCCGACGAGGGCACCGGGTCCACCCCCAGGACCTGCGGGCGGTCGGCGCCCGCGGCAGGCGGTGCCAGCCGGACCGCGGCCACCTCCAGGTCGAGGGACCGCACCAGCGCACGAAGGGGGTCGTGCAGCTCCGTGGGGGCGTCGACCTCGCTGCCGCAGACGAGGGTGTCCCAGCGACCCGGCGCGATGTCCGGCAGGCCGACGGCGGGCTCGGCCAACGGAGGACCGCCGGCGCCGGGCGGGAACCCGTCGAGGTGGCGCGGGGCGCCCCCTTCGGGCCAGCTGCGACGTCGCCCACCGGGCCACCGTCCGGGGGGAACCCGAGCGGCATCCGTGGCGAGCAGCAGGTCGGGAGTGGACAGGCCGACGGCCGTGCAGGCGACGGCGACGCGCAGGGGGTCCGGCACGGTGCCGCAGAGGGCGCTCGGGGTCGGTCGGTTGACCACGACCTCGCGTCGGCTCCACAGCCACGACATCCCCACGGCGTGCATCTCCGCTGCTGCGTAGTCGTCGTCGCTCGGCCGGGCGAAGGGACGGGCGCCGAGGGTCATCGCGCGACACCAGATGACGTCGTACCCCGGAGGGTCGAGCGCGGACTCGACCGCGCACGGGCCCGACTCGGGGTTGAGGGTCACGGGGTGCCGCGCGAGCTCCCGGTCATCGACCACGGTGACCCGCCCGACCCCACGGTGACGCAGCAGCCCGGCCAGGGCCGCCACCGCCACGTCACCGGGTGGGGCGATGAGCAGGATCGACGGGGACATCGGGGGCCTCAGGTGGGTGGCAGGGTGTCGAAGCGCGCCTTCGCCTCCGGCGACCCCTCCTCGACCGCCGCCCGGAGCGCTGCGGGGTCGGGTCCTCCGCTGGTGCGCCCCAGGTCCGGCCGCTCGGACTCCCCGATGAACGGCTCCGCACCGTCCGGCGCCTCCGGGTCCGCGGCCGCGCCACCCCACGACGCGAGGAGGGCGTGGACGGTCGCCTCGAGAGCGTCCAGCCGCTCGGCCGTGCGGTCCTGCGGCGACCCGCCGTGGCCCGACGGCGTCGCCCACCCGGCCGACCCGGAGGAGAAGGGCCCCTCGGCGTACTTCTCACCGAACTTGGTGTCGGGGAACTTGTCCTCGCGCATCCCCTTCCCGTCGCGCAGATCCTTCAGCGGATCGTTGTCCCGCAGGTCCTTGAGCGGCTTGAGGTCGTCGTCACGCAGGTCCTTGAACCGCTTGTCGCCGTCACGCAGGTCCTTGATCTGCTTGATGTCGATGTCCGGCCGACGCTTCCACCTGTCGTCGCGGGCGTCCTTGAGGTCCTTGAACTTGGGCGGCATGAAGCAGCGCACCTTCACCTGGACGGTCATGGACGCGGCCGCGGCAGGGATGCCCGTGATCTCCACGCAGGTGGACGCCCCCGCGAAGGACTTGCTGCTCGGGGTGGTCGTCTCCGTGAAGGAGGAGTTGTTCGACGAGCCCGGGAAGGGGTCGCCGTCATCACCGCGGTTGGCATTGAGCTCCAGGTGCCGGTTGCCGTCCGCCTGGAGCAGCCCGACCTTGTAGTGCGACTCGTTGCTGTTCCCCGCGACGGCCTCGTCGATGTGCCAGACGAGCAGGCCGCCGCCGGGCAGCGACTGGTCGTAGCCGGTGCGCTGTCGGTTCTCCACGAGGAAGTACTCGTTCCCCCCTCCTCCGTCCTTCCACAACCGGTAGGCACTGCGTCCGGTCTTGATGTCGTTGATGGTGACGGTGGCGTTGGTGGACTGCACCACGACATTGGCCCAGCCCTGGTTGACCTTGCACCAGGCGGAGGGGTGCGTGGGCCGGTCCCCACCGCCTCCCCAGGAACCGCCTCCCATGAGGCACCAGTTGCCGACACCCTCGGAGGTGCCGTCGGTGTCGTAGAGATCGGGCCAGCCGAAGACGAGGTGTCCGAGCTCGTGAGCGCTCACCCCGATCTTCGCGTCCTCCGGGATGGTGAGGTAGGCGTAGACCTTGGTGCTGTCCACGGTGCGCTGGGAGGGCAGGACCCACTTGTGGGACCAGATGTCCCCGGCCGCGCCGGTCTCCTCGGCGCCCCGACCGGCATGCACCACGATGAAGGCGTCGACGAACCCGTTGCCGTCGTTGTCGTACGGGTCGAAGTCCACGTCGGCGTCGGCCGCGGAGAGGGCGTCGTCGGCCAGGGTCCGGGCGTTCGGCGTGGTGGGCTGGGTGCCGTTGTCGGTTCCGGCGTAGGCGGCCAGCGTCCGCGGCATCCGGTACGGGCCGACGACCTCACCGGTGATGGTCACGAGTCCTGCGGACACGTCGGAGAAGTACTCCGTCACGCTCCCGTCGGGGAGCGTGCCGTGCGAGAAGAAGAGCGTGTCGAAGCGGTCGTGGACGTCGGTGCCCATCTCCCGGTCGGAGAAGTCGGCGAGGACGACGACGACCCGCACGTCTCCGCGCAGCGGAGCACGGTCCAGGGCGGCCCGCTGGGCCACGGCCGCCGTGGTCCCGGTGGGGAAGTACGTGCCCGGGAAGATGAGTCCGTCGTCGAACCCCACACGGTCGGGGGCCTTGCGGGTCAGCTGGCCGGCCAACCCCCCGATCGCCTGCTCGCGGGCCTGCTCCCGCAACCTGGTGAACTGCTCCTTGAGCGTGTCGTTGAGCCCTGGTGCCGGCGCGACCACGCACAGGTCGTCCACGCGGTGTGCGCGGACGGTGTGGTGGCGTGCGGCATCGCTGTAACCGGTCATGATGACTCCCCCTGAAAGATCCCCCTCCCCCGGCCCTGCGCCCGGGGGAACAGCAGAACTGCACCTTTCATTACACTCCCGCCGCCACGTGACGACAAGGGGCCGGCCGTCCCCGTCGCCCAGCGGTCGCGTGGTCCGCGACGGGCGCGGCGCGGCGCCCGCGCCCCCCTTCCCCGGGTACGACGACGCCCCCGCCGGATCAGTCCGGCGGGGGCGTCGTCGTCGTGCAATCAGAGGTGGGTCATGTGACCCGCGATCCCCTCGACGGCCTCCTTGAGCGCCTCGGAGAGGGTCGGGTGGGCGAAGACGTTCCGGGCGACCTCGTCGGCCGTCAGGTCCCACTGCTGGGCCAGGGTCAGCGCCGGCAGCAGCTCGGTGACGTCGGGTCCGATCATGTGCGCGCCGAGGATCTCGTTGTACTCGGCGTCGGCGACGACCTTGACGAAACCGGTCGGGTCACCGAGCCCCACCGCCTTGCCGTTGGCGCTGAAGGGGAAGGTCGCGGTCTTGACGTCGAAGCCCTTCTCCTTCGCCTGCTCCTCGCTGTAGCCGAAGGAGGCGATCTGCGGGTGGCAGTAGGTCGCCCGTGGGATGAAGTCGTACTCCACCGGCATCGTCTCCGCGCCGGACATGTGCTCGGCTGCGACGACGCCCTGGGCCTCCGCGGTGTGCGCGAGCATCAGCTTGGCGGTGCAGTCACCGACGGCGTAGACGTTCTCGACGTTGGTGCGGCAGTACTCGTCGATGGCGATGGCGCCGCGCTCGGTCACCTCGACCCCGGCCGCGTCCAGACCGAAGCCCTCGACGCGCGGCGAGAAGCCGATGGCCGAGAGGAGCTTGTCGGCCTCCAGGACCTGCTCCTCGCCCTTCGCGGTCACGGTGACCTTGACGCCCGAGCCGGTGTCCTCGACGGACTCGACCTTGGTCGAGAGCATGACCTTCACGCCGAGCTTCTTGTAGTGCTTGAGCAGCTCCTTGGAGACGGCCGGGTCCTCGGTGGGGACCATCCGGTCGAGGAACTCGACGATCGTCACGTCCACGCCGAAGTTCTTCATGACGTAGGCGAACTCGACGCCGATCGCTCCGGAGCCGGCGATGATCATCGAGCCCGGCAGGTTCTCGTCGAGGATCTGCTCCTCGTAGGTGACGACGTTGTCGCTGACCTCGACACCGGGGAGCATCTTGGTCGTGGCCCCGCTGGCGATGATCAGCTTGTCGAAGGTCACCGACCTCGTCTCGCCGTCGTTGAGCTCGACGTCCATCGACGTGGCCGAGGTGAGGGTGCCCCAGCCGTCGATCTCGGTGATCTTGTTCTTCTTCATCAGGAAGTGGACGCCCTTGACGATGCCGTCGCTCACCTGGCGGGAGCGCTTGTGCGTCGGGCCGTAGGACATCGTGGCGTCGCCCTCGATGCCGAACTTCTTCTTGTCGTGCGTCAGCGTGTGCGCCAGCTCGGCGTTCTTGATCAGCGCCTTGCTGGGGATGCACCCGACGTTGAGGCAGACACCACCCCAGTACTGCTTCTCCACGACGGCAACGCTCTTGCCGAGCTGCGCTGCGCGGATCGCCGCGACGTATCCACCGGGTCCTGCACCGAGCACTACGAGGTCGAAGTCAGCCATGCGGGACAGCCTAACCACCAGAACGTGGCGTGCACCACGCAGGTCGTACCCGGTCGACCGGCGCCGGTCAGCGCTCACCCCGGGCGAGCTCCTCGTGGATCTCCCGGGCGACCGGCGCCGCCGTCGCCCCGCCGGTCCCGCCCTGCGAGACGACGACCCCGACGACGTACCGGGGGGCATCGACGGGCGCGTACGAGACGAACCAGGCGGTGTCCTGCTTCCCGTGGACCTCGGCGGTCCCGGTCTTGCCCGCGACCGGCCACTCGCGCAGCGGGAAGCCGGCGAAGGCGGAGTGGGCGGTGCCGTCGGGCTCGGCCACGACGTCCTGCAGCGCCCGGCGCAGCAGGTCCCCCGACTGCCCCGGCAGCTCGATGCTGCCCGAGTCCCCGA
Proteins encoded in this region:
- a CDS encoding M6 family metalloprotease domain-containing protein; its protein translation is MTGYSDAARHHTVRAHRVDDLCVVAPAPGLNDTLKEQFTRLREQAREQAIGGLAGQLTRKAPDRVGFDDGLIFPGTYFPTGTTAAVAQRAALDRAPLRGDVRVVVVLADFSDREMGTDVHDRFDTLFFSHGTLPDGSVTEYFSDVSAGLVTITGEVVGPYRMPRTLAAYAGTDNGTQPTTPNARTLADDALSAADADVDFDPYDNDGNGFVDAFIVVHAGRGAEETGAAGDIWSHKWVLPSQRTVDSTKVYAYLTIPEDAKIGVSAHELGHLVFGWPDLYDTDGTSEGVGNWCLMGGGSWGGGGDRPTHPSAWCKVNQGWANVVVQSTNATVTINDIKTGRSAYRLWKDGGGGNEYFLVENRQRTGYDQSLPGGGLLVWHIDEAVAGNSNESHYKVGLLQADGNRHLELNANRGDDGDPFPGSSNNSSFTETTTPSSKSFAGASTCVEITGIPAAAASMTVQVKVRCFMPPKFKDLKDARDDRWKRRPDIDIKQIKDLRDGDKRFKDLRDDDLKPLKDLRDNDPLKDLRDGKGMREDKFPDTKFGEKYAEGPFSSGSAGWATPSGHGGSPQDRTAERLDALEATVHALLASWGGAAADPEAPDGAEPFIGESERPDLGRTSGGPDPAALRAAVEEGSPEAKARFDTLPPT
- a CDS encoding sugar porter family MFS transporter, with the translated sequence MTTTDTPNPTSSGFDTVRVIHLAAVAAIGGFLFGFDTAVINGAVTAMQSQFGMSGALTGFVVSSALLGCMVGAYVAGRIADRIGRVRVMLLAAAMFTLSAIGSGLAFGPVDMIVWRVVGGLGVGAASVIAPAYIAEVSPAQIRGRMGSLQQLAIVLGIFVALLSDFAIAGAAGGSEEVLGLGLEAWRWMFLAEVVAAVTYGVLAATIPESPRYLVRIGQEGRARTVLGTILRTGVDSRIREIKRTIKQESRTTFADLKKPGGGLLPIVWIGIALSVFQQFVGINVIFYYSSMLWQSVGFTEEDALLQTVITSVTNIVVTLIAIALVDKIGRRLLLIIGSAGMTVCLGVMAIVFSQARIVDGAPDLTDSAGLTALIAANGFVVFFGATWGPVVWVLLGEMFNNTVRGLALGLAAAAQWLANFAISTSFPNMAEIGLWFAYGFYTLCAFLSLLFVLKFVPETKGVELEDMA
- a CDS encoding AAA family ATPase, which codes for MLHARLLGEQVITDGATGDVRTRSQRTLALLGLLALHADAPQSRQRIAGLFWPESSDAQALTNLRRELHQLRRTLGDGVGLVVESATLCWHEGPGCRVDVHVFASERDAAHRAVGEGRDEGALRHGAAALGVYGGDLLPGCCDDWVLTERERLARECTALSDLVCRAGLRTGDLQTAEAAARRRIQLQPLEEVGYRSLMELQADIGDRSGAISTYHHCASVLENELGIDPDRATQTVFHRLLASDRGRPEQPRRLPTGRRGVALAQLTGRERDLARLREEWSAAASGSARVVIVAGDPGVGKTRLVAELVSEVRAQGGAVAVTECFATSGRLGLAPVADWLRTAELRAATASLEPVWQAEVERLVPPSTSPAATAPASRAMVDAWQRLRFFEGVSRALTGVDRPLLLVLDNLQWCDQETLAVLGYCLESSTDSALMVAATLRQDDDGAQPGVREWIAHLDHASRLTTVPLVPLDPEETASLARQLCGDRALDLDESLLHAVTGGFPLYVVEASRTDTFANGGPAADLDTVLRNRLTQVGPQSREVAALAAAVGRDFSLEVLTAASDLAPDAVVRAVDELWRHRIVRELPGGYDFSHDLMRDSAYTQVGRPQQWLMHRRLAQALELVHANHRDDAAAQMAEQYEQGDVPERALHYYRRAAEMAVATFAHSESIRFYRKARSLVGSLPGGRNRDALELGILQDAIPSINAAHGYSSPQLREAAERCRDLAEGLGRGDEAMDSAIALWASTFVRGEVADSHRIITRVLDRVTAGSEMDGQVHFAYAGSAQALGRIEESLQHFDLAWEGSRGAPSLIVGSLPEVHARAWSAHALWLSGKPDRALSAARDAIALAEGLSHPYSLTISLAYGAITFQMCGAADELRRAVARLAELCERYGFVYYREWGEILGGWQRGDDAGLATARRGIDRLRARQALIRMPYWHGLVADLLAREGQVEAACSTLDAAVVDGRARQDMWWVPELMRQRAAHDAPDEAVARLEAAHALARRQGSLALVERCRRSLAAGTPSSSA
- the rpsO gene encoding 30S ribosomal protein S15 gives rise to the protein MPLTADVKKQIMADFATTEGDTGSPEVQVAMLTQRITDLTEHSRDHKHDHHSRRGLLLLVGKRRRLLRYLESTDIERYRALIKRLGLRR
- a CDS encoding FAD-binding oxidoreductase is translated as MTTETQTASTAPAVPLPELSAELRGHVVQPGDPDYDLGRTVYNAMIDRRPAGIAYCRDVTDVRACVRFGRAHGLPIAIRGGGHSAGGLGVADDALVIDLSEMHSVTVDPDERTARVDGGCTWADVDHATIGFGLATPSGILSTTGVGGLSLGGGTGYLTRQFGLTVDNLRGADVVLADGSMVRSSETSHSDLFWALRGGGGNFGVVTSFTFDLHPIGENGTIIGGPVLYDFADTREVMRWYRELQPALPENLYGWFGLLTVPPAPPFPEDLWGRKCCGIMWSYTGRHEGAEEVLEPIRSFGSPVLNGLGPMPYTALQGAFDGLYPPGLQWYWKADVFHEISDEAIEVHCRNFERTPSGHSTMHLYPIDGAAARVPQEATAFAHRDGGWNGVIVGVDPDPARAETLSSWARTYWEELHPHSAGGAYVNFLMRDEGNDRVRAAYRDNYDRLSRVKAHYDPDNVFRINQNITPAE